A region of the Andrena cerasifolii isolate SP2316 chromosome 15, iyAndCera1_principal, whole genome shotgun sequence genome:
gaaataaaaatagttttcaTCAACTCTTGCGTTTAAGAACATTTCGGTGATTCCCCTACACTTCCACGTTTACATTTGCTACAGCATCGAGTCATATTAACTTCATTGCGATCGGAAAACTACGAATCTTTCCGAGTATCTCGAGATTGAAAAtgagattttaaataaaaagattgACCTGACGTTGCTGCTTATCGATGCATCCTTCGATTTCATGGCAGACTTCGATCTAATAAGTTCCCACGGTGTAATATCCCTAGCTAACTAGCACTGCAAAGTTGGCAACGCGTGCGATAAAAGTTTCGACTTCGAACAATTCCGCATTCTTTCTCAAATTTGTAAGCAGATTTCTATCCCTGCGCACTCATAAAGCAGAGTGCATCTATACCACCTCGTCCGCCACAATTTTTGAAAGACTTCACTGAAACACGTCTAGATACATAAACCAAATTATGACGAAAAAGGTTGTACAGATGCTTGATAAAAGAATACCAAAGATTGTGAAAGAAAAATACAGAACCTCCCTTAAATAAAAGAGAAGCAGACCCTCTATTTTAAACTTCGCGCGTTACCAAGCAGATCGTCAGCGCGCCAACTGAGTTTCAAATAATTCGGCGCGAACTAGGAACGTTTCGCTCGGCCACGCTTGGCTGGTGAGAAAACGCCACCAGTCTCGGCTACATTCAGAAAAGTTTATCATTCGTATGGATCCTGGCGTTGCGATACCGTGTTACGGCCCGATTAGTATAAATTCCGAAATAGAAGCAGTGAGAGTAAGTATCATCAAGCATTCGTACAATAGCGCGCTAACGACTTCGTTTCCACCTCGAGCCACTAATTCGGAACCAAACTCGCAGACTTCGCCTTTGTTTATACGGACGTGGACAAGAGCCACTTAATCTTTCATTGAGAACGCCAGCCGTGAATTCCGCTCCTCCTATCGTTTTATTTACAGCCGCTATCGGCCagccctttttttttatttcgttccaATCACTCGGGGTGACGTTCCATCAAATCGCCCGTGGGAACCTCGCTCCGACGCTCTCCGAGTGTCTTCGCGTAGCCACGGCGTCGCTTCTCACCGAGGTTACATTTGCATTGAATAGCGTTAATTAAAAAGGGGAGAGGATAAAATCGCGGGTCCATTGTTTACCCTAGCGCGGGATAATTTCCCACAGTGTTTAAAAGAAGTACAGTATCCGCGAGCATGAGCGCAACAATTGCAATCGAGATGCGATTCGTCAATGATCGATCACGGAACTGCTTTTTTCATCGAGCCAGCTtttgaattaattaattccCCTCGCGGATGAAACTGCGATGACTAACGAGGAATCCAGTCCCCGAGACACGATTCATCGTAGATTATGCCAATTTTGCTGTCTCAAACGAATTCCTTTGCAAGCAGAATTTGAACCGGGTTTTTCTTCCCTGGCTGCTTCACGGACGTTTTCTTCGGGAATAGCTGcttgcaattattttttttgtaacatACGTATTTTATATCGTGAAATGGAACAATAAAGATGTATAGATGTATATATAGCTTCTGTATGCTATGTGTTTTCCTTCTCCCTTTCTCCTACTCCCAtgttctttttaattaattaattgccccTCTAATAACTTCTCCCTTAAGTTCATCTTACGCATAATTGACCATATTTTGTGCGtaggggtttaaaaaattagacgAACTTTAACACATTGCAGACCTCAtcctttctcaatttatttgcgCAGCTATCcatcgtttaaaaattttagactCCAATACTGGAAGTTTGTAAATACACATGAGTAAGCGAGAAGTTGCACTTTGCCTCCGACTCAAGGACCAAAGATATCTCAAGATTGGTCCGCCAGTAAATAAAACGGGGACCCGAGATTATCTCCGGATCACTCTGCAAAGTGTTAAGAAATTTTAACGCTCGAATCTCGCGTTCCTAATCTGTTCCTTCCGAAGCTTGGCGTGCATGATTTATAGCTGGATATTTTCTGCGATTTCGACTACTGATTCCCTTGGATTGTTAGATAGTTTTGTAATGGAAGGAGGTGGAGTACTTACGGCGGAGCGCAGTCCGGCGCGGGCCAACCTGCACGTGGCGTTCAGCGAAAAGGGGGAAGTGAAAGAGCGCCGGGAGAAATTCTTGACGGCCAAATACGGGTCCCACCAGATGTCCCTGATCCGCAAAAGACTTGCGGTTGAAATGTGGCTGTTCGACGAGCTAGAGAAATTATACGACACAGTCGTAAGCCGATAATTAGATTTATATCAACTCGTAGAACCGGAGTCCACCAGGTTGCTGTAATTCTCTGCTTTTACTCCGCAGAACGACGCTGGGAAAAATCGAGAGGTTGAAATCGATATTGATGAGCTTCTCGACATGGATAGCGATGATCACAGACGAAGATTTTTGCAAGTACGTGAACGAATGAGACACGAGTGTAATTTCTAAGGCTGCAGTTTGAATCGAGATTCTCTTTTGCAGGAACTACTGGTTGATACAAAAAAGCCGCCACACGATGTAAATGTAAGTAAAGATGCGTATGTTTGCTTATAGATGAATAACTACTTGTTGGATTAACGTTGTAACAGCATTCTCCTTCCCGGAAGTTAATATTCTGTgactaattttaataattcgaaatattttactTAAGGGAGGTTTGCGACTTGTTGGGccggaaaataggtaattctttgtgaattttttctacaaaaacggttcgacaaattaattcgaggctcggtaggctgttttattgtatcttgaactattgttctgaatttttgtgtgacagtgaaaatgaAAACATGGCAAACACATGTTTTCTTTtttactgtcacacaaaaattcagaacaatagttcaagatacaataaaacagcctgccaaacttcACATtcatttgtcgaaccgtttttgtagaaaaaaatcacaaagaattacctatttttcggcccaacatgGCGTAAACCCCCTTTAAGGGGAACCTGGTTTGGGCCCCtgaaaaagttgatttttaagaattattttctcgacAAATGTGCCAAATTGCGTACATCCTAGCGGATCCAATTTTTGGCTGAAATAAAAAGCCGAGGTTTCTCTTAATTGCCACGAATTTATATCGTCGACGAaccaaaaaaataagaaatttttattgtataataactacttttgaaatttaagtattaaaaatttaatataatttatgtagATTTTAATTGAGAACGAATTAATTTGATTTTACGAATTTGTCAAttttacactgcattccactttagagtggACTCGTTCCtcgcagggatatactgttgattggtaggaaatcggcggggaaagtgctacggccaatcgcgtgcgtcagatccgtggcagctgcgcagatcggtcgtaaGTCGGTAGGGGCGTGGGTCTGCTCTTATATGGTATGGAGTGTAGactcttttcttatttttccgagaaaataattcttaaatacACGGTTCTTTTTCAGCGCCCTAAACTAGGCTTTCCCCTAAGAACAGCACTAAGTgttctaaataaattaaaacaacgtGGCCACACAACAACAAGCCGGTAGCCGTTACTAGCCCGAGTTGTTTATATGTTTCAGAAATTCATTAACGATTTACTCGAAAAAGCTAAAACACTTTGAAGAACTTCCATGCTCTTCCTAGCACTCACGTGTTCGCAAGGACTTCTTTGAAGCATTAAAAGATTTGCTCAGATTTGGAACGAGTCAAAGACATATTCAAGCCTTACCGAGTCGCGCGCATACGCGGCTCGAAATGCCAATTTATCATTACTTGGATAGAACTTAACGGGGGAAAACATCAAATGACTCTGCACATTTTTATTCTAGCGTGTGTATTATTTCATATTGAAATCGTAAGCATTAGTATCTGACTTATATCAGTACAACGGCTAACTCTGTTAGTTATTTGTGTGCGCATCGCATATCAAGTAATAGACCTCACAGTACACAAACTGCCTTGCTGTACGATCCATCCAGCGCGATGTATAGTAGAAAAGTTTGCCCTTCTACGCTATAGTTTTGTATGCCTTCTATACTCCAACCGTTCGTAGTAATATTTATGTTGTTAAGGCTCGTCAACTAACAATACTTCCAAACGTCGTAACTATACCAAATGATTTCTATGCATATCCTATGTTTACcagactcccccccccccctccgacTGCAAGTGGGTCGAAGCAGGTTTAATACCTTTATGTTGTAGTTGTAACGGATTAACGCAATTCTATTTATTTTAGAAGATAATCTTTAAGGGAGTAATACGCAAAATTTCGCATCGAATGCTTGTGAAGGAGAAGCCTTGCTCGACGATGTAACAGAAGCGCGTATGTTTCAGATGATTCTGGCATAGTAACAATTAAAACGTGGAAATGGCACCTATCGTTGCTTCGGTACCGAAtcagtattccaaatatcgcGGAGCAGAAGCTTACTCTGCCGTGAGTTCTTAATTACAGTTcgataattttttacaagatgCCGGAACGTCGGCATTCTTGTTAAGTTGTtgggagagggaaagagagagagagggataaAAACATTCCTAAATTTAGAAAGAAATATTCGAAGCGGTAGAGTCTAAACATTCTACGGTGTACTGAATCTTTTGAATTACTTTGTTGCCTATATAATCATGTTATTAATTTCgagattttaaatttctatttatatACGTGTTATGCTCTTCTAAGTTATAAAATCTATGCTTTTTAAAAGGGCGCCCTCTGTTCTGGGGGGCCCCGTGAAATGTAGAAACAATGATCCATATCATTATTCGTTCCGACAAAATCCACTAGCGCTTGTGTTCTGGAAATTCGAAGCGTCGCGACGGAGCGCAATCATAGGTGACATTTATACGCTTTACAGTCATTTAACAGACGAGATACGGCGTAAAATGTATCCGCAATCGTGTAAAAGAGGAAGGAGCTTGAACGTAACACGGATGATCTCTCGCACCAGTGTGTCTCGCATGGTTACTTAATGTCGTACCGAAAAGACTGCGCAAATGGAATTTACCTCCCTCTTAAAACTAGATGCGTACAGAAATCACTTGCGACGAGAGCAGATAATAAGATTGATATATGATATCGGCGCTGGAATACACGGTGCCCGAAGTCGAGCTGAGCAAGAAATTTTGTGTTTACGGTCAGATAGGATGCGAAGCAATACCCGAAAGAATGTGATCGCCCAACAATATGTCttcgaagaaagaggaagagaaggGGGCTGCTCGAGGCTCTCCGGCTACCTTGTATCTCGAGAAGTGTACGATCTCTGTAGCGTTATTGATCCCCAGTTAAGAAAGCAAAGACGGAAAAGAGGCGGGAGCAGTTTTATCCAAGGGCTAGTGAAACGTATGGTCATCCACGAGATATTTGGGTGTACAGAGAATCACCTGCCATTCATCGATCGTGTCGTTTCGTTTGGCGAAAATGTGATCTTTGTGGACTTGTCACGAGCATAGGAAAAATGTGTCTAGACTACCTTTCTACCCTTAACACTTCCATACCAGCTTAGATGAGTAACATTGTCTAATTAAAAGCGTTGAAACGTCGTCTCGTCACCCGCATGTATATTTAAAACTTTATACGATGAATTATATGTGAATGTGTAATTAAGGTTAGGAGTAAACGTATACAATAAACCTTGATCTCGCGCGTGCAATCAATGGCGTCTTCGTTCCGCTCGGGCGAGTCtattaggggccgtccttaaattacgtaaggttaattttagcgatttcgtACCCCCTCCCTGCcccagtataaaaattcgtaagatttgatatcgCAACTCCCTCCTTgcgtaacattttttacatttaacctTTCtacttattaaaattctgttaaaagtttgtataattcatttaataactcggattcgtgaaatttaaactaaaactactcttctggaacattaatgatagaatttgtatttattgaaaattaggttgaaaaatattacgtaatacGTTACCTGACACCCCTCCTCCCTCTGTAAGAAATTCAGGacccccccaaaaaaagccttacgtaatttaaggaggaCTCCTTACCTCGCCAGAGGCTGTCGAACGAATGCGCCCAGCAGTTTAATCAGAGTTTATTGTATTAGAGAGGATACAATCAATTTGCGCACTTGTGATTTAGCGTTGTAAAGGGTATGCGACCTTCAAATACAATTATGTTCACCGAATCGAAATTatgaagtttttaaattttatcgcCGGAGCAAGTGTTGCTATCAAATTGTTTATTCTTTTGTTCTGTATTATGCAATGGCCGTTAGGTTAGTGCGCGTGAAATATCATTTATTTAAGTCGCAACTTCGAACGCTGTTCgtaaacagttttcaatttaGCACAGCTATTTCTCATTCGTTCAAAATTCCACCTAGCCATTCTTCTGATTAAAAAGGTGATTCTGAAAGTGATATTTCGCGCGGACCGACCTAATTAAAAGCGCGATATCGGTGCTTTGCGTGTAATGCTCGAATGTTTCGTAATATAATACGGCTTGGTGTCTCTAGAACGATGAAAGGAACTCGTAGGATTATTTTCTCGGTGAATCATTCGCAAGTAATGGGAAATGCTTGAGGTCTTGGAAGAGGGAGAAACGGAGGGGCGCGGAATGTGTTACACCTGACGGCAATGGAATTTCCCATCCCGCGTGAATGGTGACGTCGTGACACCGAATCAAATTAATCCATATTACTCTTAAGTAAGGGAGAAGCACTTTTACACCGATAAAGATAAGAGATTCCCGCTCAGGCGGCGCGATCAAAGAGAAAGTAAGGCGGAAATCGTAGACGAAGTAAGATCCCTGTCCCCTGCATCTCAAATTGGCGCGATATTGCCGTTTCTACAACAGGAAACAATATTTTGCATCAACATGTACTGATTATGTAAGAGATTGTATTTACTTGCACAAACGAAATAAGAATTGGATAATGGAAAAAGCGACGATTCCCCTTATTTCCCTGCGGCAACCAGTCCTCCCCCGTTCGGGATCGAATTACAAGAATTATAATCAAACGTTCACTTAACTAGAGTATAAACTCAAAGCGTCAGGATACTTAAGGGGCAACGCCACTGTAACGGCACAAAAACGTAGTATAGAAAATTACCTTTGACAATTATTTGTgggttaaaaaagaaataagtggaaaatctgtttaaacgcctTTGTTAGTCacatcttaagtagtttcaagctatttttattttcttttcactTCTCCCTAAtggcactttaaacgcgtttttctcagaacCACTTTTTCAAATTTGCTTCCAGCAGAACTTAAGGGGTCTCTCTACCTTgatggcctgaaaaggagcgcgatatttgggattttttttttaagagaaaccctcaaattatattaattgaaaaccttatgtctatatttgtacatatttaggcaacatttaaaaaaaaagcggtacctaaaactttaaacgcgtttttctcaaaacgatgtttttcgaattggttagcatatctcaaaaaccaatcacccgatttacttcaaacttggcatatatctttaGCAGATGTCTCATTCTCGCTGGTATTAAAACTAAGTTGGTTTTtacaaaattagacttttgcgacttaaaaagaCAGCGAATTGTTTTGCAGAAACAGATTTTCCACTGATCCCTTTGTTTATCCACAAACAATTGCTAAAGCTAACTACGTTTTTGTGCCGCTAGAGTGGTGTTACCCCTTGCGGTATTCAAAACGCCATAGTTCTCGCTAAACAAATTCCCGAAACTGGCACTGAGAACGGGCAGTCAAACTAGGGTACCCGCTTAAATATCGAAAATATTCACCAACATGGGGGTCCAGCTCGAGATGATTTCAGCGAGTTATATCAAAGGTTTATTCATTACATTGTACAGAAATTCACCGCATTAGTAGTGCCTACAGCGAGTCTGTGATACATGCTTCCATAGAAAAAACTTATGAAAAGATCGGCTTGAATAAAGATACACGATATACGTTTACGTAAATAAAGTTTGCCTTCGTGAAATCGTTGCTCCCGCGTCCGCGAGCTATACATCCGTTCCCTCTACATCCTCGACCCTCGTAAAAATATGCCGCTCCAGTGTTCTGCACATAGGCATacatagacggagcagaagctgggactatcggcgaggggaacggtagtcttggaggggaaaaggcagaggttcaggcacgtcggttagcttcggacgcattcggcatgtataaaaccactgcgttacccgatttactcgtatcgctccccttaccgcgaaccttGCCAGCCCCCcgtcagcttacgctccgtctatatgtGTCTATGGTTCTGCAGACTTAATACCGAGGCCGGTGCAAGACACGTTAGCCGATCGCCGCCGCGATCGCAGCAGGGGAGAAGACTGATATAAATACTTTACATATCGATGTCTCGAATCGTGTTACCGTACTCCGCGCTTAGGAGTTCCTGATACCAAGCGCCTGCTCCAGTTCCGCGCGCTTCTGCTGGACCTTCGTATAGAAGTACCGGCAGACGGCTTCCTGTGCCCACGGCTGGTAATAGAACTCCGCCCTGCGCTCCTCCTCCGGGTTCCCGACGACGTCTATCATCGTCTTCAAGTCCCTCGTCTGCGAGATGATCCACTTGTTGATGAACTGCTGGGGATCCTTGGCGAAGCTCAGGAAGAACTCCCGGTTAGTCTTCAGCTGATTGATCGTCTCCACCGTTTCGTGGATCTTGTTGTCCAGGCTCTGGATCTCCTGCTGGCTGGCGGTCGAGAGCAGGAAATTGTTCATCTGCGTTTTCAACGTGTCGTCCACCTCCACGTCTATGTCGTAGCAGGCAGTCTGCTTCGTCTCCGTGCCTGGTGGAAGACACAGGGAAATGTACAGATCGCTGTCCTCCAGGGAGTGTTTAGTAAGGTGAGAggtagaggtgtgcgagaacccgaaaatgtcgggTCGGGTCGGCGATTATTCTAGGGATCGGGACGGGTTCCCGAGGGTTTCGGGATTCGTGTTGTTAGGACTGACTGATGTTTGTACTTCGGGAAAACAACAATGTCTCTACACTTTTTCTTTGGAATCCCAACACTTTTTGGGAGTCCCGACTCTCTCGGGAATCACGGATATTCTCGGGAACCGGACCCGACCCGACTTTGGGTTcccgacattttcgggttctcgcacacctctggCGAGAGGTAACTAGTAACGCACCCTCCACGCTGATAACATGGTTGATTACGATAGGATCGGGCGGGTGAAGCAGCGGGTTCAAACGCTGCGGTATCTCCGCGAATTTCATCCTGGAGCAGGCGAATATTTGCTCCAAATACTTATCACAGTTTATGAACTCCCTCTCGTGACTGTCCTGCAGCTTGTGCGTCTTTATGTACTGCCATAGCGCGGAGATGATGACGGGTCTCGTTTGCGTATGTACACCTAGGAGTCGTGCTAATCTGGGATCTAGTTTGAACTGCGAAGAAGAACGTtaagttgttattttattaacttcttatttttcacgtttttctgaaaagttgtcaactactgatacatggtcaactactggtaccttcaccctagttttagtttaaatttctcgaagacgagttaaacgaatgatataaacatttaaaagaattttaatgactgaaaacagttgaatgtaaaaaatattacgtaagcagggggttgcaatatgaaattttatgaattcttatactgggggagggaggtggtaagaaatcgccaaaattacccttacgtaatttaaggacagccccTACGACCCGTTAAGATGAAACAGTGGGAGGACTGTTACCTGTAGAGGCTGGTAATCAAGGAGCAGCAGAATAGTACATCGAACATTTTTATCGCCGGGTCTTTTCACCTGGAAACCGTCGGTTTCCTGTGTTGTCAACGTGCGGTGCCACTCCACCAAGTGGTTATCAGGGCCGTATAAATCCTTATCCAATTCTATGACTAAGCTCTTGAAGAACGAGGAGAACTTCCTCTTCACCTAAGTGTTATCAGACAAGTTATCATCCTGCATAGTTAGCGGACACTTAGTTTCATAGTTCCATTACCTTATTGGGATCATTTTTCGTATCGTCTAGGAGCCGCCCCTCGACTCTAAGCTCCCAAGACGCAACCGAACCCTCCTCCCCCTCGCCGGCCTCTTTGGCCGGGTAGAACGTATTCGATATGAATATCCGCAGCTTCCTCTTCTGCTTCATGGGACGCTTCAGCGCCTCTTGTATGTCAAGGCGCTTTCGCATTATAGTCGCGTCTAGCTTCCTCTCGAACGCCAGCAGATCCATGTAAGCCTGGGACTCGGGCACCAGGTCGCGCACTTTCTGCGGCAATATTTTGTCCGCcaactttttcttcttcttggatGTGGAATGTGAAAAATCACTGTTCCAAAAATACCTAAATGAGTTCGTGTAAAAATCATAGATTCAAAAATCAATAAACCAATTTTGAAGCTTATGAGATGCAGTGAAGTTCCTGGTAAATCGGTAAACGGTTTTTTAACGAAGCGATCGATTACGCAAGAATTACGAGCGCTGGAAGCTACttcttttaagggggtattctacccaaaaattcgatttttttttctttgattttctaatagcttagggttttgaaaatatgtccctaaaatattaaggtgagaTTTGGAAAACTCCcggagttataggggcttaaggccgcagcctgtagattaaaaaaatctttggtactttcgtttcagatgactaggacggccggaattcgtgcgcccgatttGGGCCGGTTTTTAATAACgcgacctgcgcttcggcgtgtaacttgtacaaatttcaatataatgcgttCCAACAATTTGTgtcgatagttcaaacactgctaaatatgtgtgcaaagcccctgccctgtaggtgcggtaggttttccagaattaatttcccaaTATCACCTTCTGAAAccagtgtctagactagaatacccctttAAGAAACGAAACGTTAACGCATTCGTCGAGGGGATTATTCGATGCGGGGAGACAATGAGTACAATGATAAACAGTAATACGAACTTAAGAGAAAAATGCATGCGGCGCCGGCGCACTTACGGTTTCTGCTGCGACATGGGGATGCGTTGGTCCGCGCTCCTCTTACCGACCGGCGGAGTGGGCATTGGTCCCTGGCGAATGTTGGAGTAAGGTTGACTCGTTCTTATTATGCTCCCCGGGCCGGGTCCCGCGTTCGCCATCTGCGGAGGCGGAGTGAATCCCGACCGTTGTTGCATCTGTGTAAATAagattacaaaatattttttcacgcgGAAAGCGCAATTATATACGTCGGTGGTGCGATGTATTAGTGACAGTAACGTTCGCTGAAATCCAGGATATACTCACGGGAAAATTTGGGCCCGAGTATTGCCGCAAATTCGGAGGTACAGACGAGGCTGTATATCTTTGTTGCGGCGGGACATTATTCCCCGTGTTTGGTACAGGAAACCTCTGTGCCATGTCTCTTTGGTCACCACCCTAACGGGGCAGAACAAGCTTCTTATTTAAACGAACGTTCACCTCCCATTAGCGACAACTTCGTTTTATCGCGAAAGAAAATCTCCTcgtattttattattcttcccgaagctgtttatttaaatacggAAGGAGGCAGCAGCATCTAACAGCGATGCGAATTGTCTGTCAACTACCAAGGAAAAACAAAAACATAACCTTCGAAGGCGATTGCGAGCTTATTTACGCGCAAGGTTAGAATTGAACTCTATTTTCGGAGCTAAACAAACATTTTCGTTCTGAGTAATGATTTACCGGGGGATAAATGAGAACACGGGAAGTATTAAAACACTGCGGGGCACAGCTTCTGTCGGTTCTCCGTTAAATTCGAGCACACTTTTGCGTAACGCCACATTTCGATTCGGTGAATTTGAGGTTATGATATTTTATGGTTTGGCGTAGAGTGGAGATTAAAGAATGCGAAGGATGGGTGAAATACGATCAGCGAGTAACGAAAAACAACCTACGCCTTG
Encoded here:
- the LOC143376984 gene encoding protein phosphatase 1 regulatory subunit 14B isoform X3 — translated: MEGGGVLTAERSPARANLHVAFSEKGEVKERREKFLTAKYGSHQMSLIRKRLAVEMWLFDELEKLYDTVNDAGKNREVEIDIDELLDMDSDDHRRRFLQELLVDTKKPPHDVNMILA
- the LOC143376984 gene encoding protein phosphatase 1 regulatory subunit 14B isoform X1 yields the protein MEGGGVLTAERSPARANLHVAFSEKGEVKERREKFLTAKYGSHQMSLIRKRLAVEMWLFDELEKLYDTVNDAGKNREVEIDIDELLDMDSDDHRRRFLQELLVDTKKPPHDVNKIIFKGVIRKISHRMLVKEKPCSTM
- the LOC143376984 gene encoding protein phosphatase 1 regulatory subunit 14B isoform X2 produces the protein MEGGGVLTAERSPARANLHVAFSEKGEVKERREKFLTAKYGSHQMSLIRKRLAVEMWLFDELEKLYDTVNDAGKNREVEIDIDELLDMDSDDHRRRFLQELLVDTKKPPHDVNKFINDLLEKAKTL
- the Bap60 gene encoding brahma-associated protein 60 isoform X1, with the translated sequence MINYFHENPLAQVVFKGGDQRDMAQRFPVPNTGNNVPPQQRYTASSVPPNLRQYSGPNFPMQQRSGFTPPPQMANAGPGPGSIIRTSQPYSNIRQGPMPTPPVGKRSADQRIPMSQQKPYFWNSDFSHSTSKKKKKLADKILPQKVRDLVPESQAYMDLLAFERKLDATIMRKRLDIQEALKRPMKQKRKLRIFISNTFYPAKEAGEGEEGSVASWELRVEGRLLDDTKNDPNKVKRKFSSFFKSLVIELDKDLYGPDNHLVEWHRTLTTQETDGFQVKRPGDKNVRCTILLLLDYQPLQFKLDPRLARLLGVHTQTRPVIISALWQYIKTHKLQDSHEREFINCDKYLEQIFACSRMKFAEIPQRLNPLLHPPDPIVINHVISVEGTETKQTACYDIDVEVDDTLKTQMNNFLLSTASQQEIQSLDNKIHETVETINQLKTNREFFLSFAKDPQQFINKWIISQTRDLKTMIDVVGNPEEERRAEFYYQPWAQEAVCRYFYTKVQQKRAELEQALGIRNS
- the Bap60 gene encoding brahma-associated protein 60 isoform X4, with the translated sequence MAQRFPVPNTGNNVPPQQRYTASSVPPNLRQYSGPNFPMQQRSGFTPPPQMANAGPGPGSIIRTSQPYSNIRQGPMPTPPVGKRSADQRIPMSQQKPYFWNSDFSHSTSKKKKKLADKILPQKVRDLVPESQAYMDLLAFERKLDATIMRKRLDIQEALKRPMKQKRKLRIFISNTFYPAKEAGEGEEGSVASWELRVEGRLLDDTKNDPNKVKRKFSSFFKSLVIELDKDLYGPDNHLVEWHRTLTTQETDGFQVKRPGDKNVRCTILLLLDYQPLQFKLDPRLARLLGVHTQTRPVIISALWQYIKTHKLQDSHEREFINCDKYLEQIFACSRMKFAEIPQRLNPLLHPPDPIVINHVISVEGTETKQTACYDIDVEVDDTLKTQMNNFLLSTASQQEIQSLDNKIHETVETINQLKTNREFFLSFAKDPQQFINKWIISQTRDLKTMIDVVGNPEEERRAEFYYQPWAQEAVCRYFYTKVQQKRAELEQALGIRNS
- the Bap60 gene encoding brahma-associated protein 60 isoform X3, encoding MKSEYGMGGDQRDMAQRFPVPNTGNNVPPQQRYTASSVPPNLRQYSGPNFPMQQRSGFTPPPQMANAGPGPGSIIRTSQPYSNIRQGPMPTPPVGKRSADQRIPMSQQKPYFWNSDFSHSTSKKKKKLADKILPQKVRDLVPESQAYMDLLAFERKLDATIMRKRLDIQEALKRPMKQKRKLRIFISNTFYPAKEAGEGEEGSVASWELRVEGRLLDDTKNDPNKVKRKFSSFFKSLVIELDKDLYGPDNHLVEWHRTLTTQETDGFQVKRPGDKNVRCTILLLLDYQPLQFKLDPRLARLLGVHTQTRPVIISALWQYIKTHKLQDSHEREFINCDKYLEQIFACSRMKFAEIPQRLNPLLHPPDPIVINHVISVEGTETKQTACYDIDVEVDDTLKTQMNNFLLSTASQQEIQSLDNKIHETVETINQLKTNREFFLSFAKDPQQFINKWIISQTRDLKTMIDVVGNPEEERRAEFYYQPWAQEAVCRYFYTKVQQKRAELEQALGIRNS
- the Bap60 gene encoding brahma-associated protein 60 isoform X2 is translated as MINYFHENPLAQVVFKGGDQRDMAQRFPVPNTGNNVPPQQRYTASSVPPNLRQYSGPNFPMQQRSGFTPPPQMANAGPGPGSIIRTSQPYSNIRQGPMPTPPVGKRSADQRIPMSQQKPDFSHSTSKKKKKLADKILPQKVRDLVPESQAYMDLLAFERKLDATIMRKRLDIQEALKRPMKQKRKLRIFISNTFYPAKEAGEGEEGSVASWELRVEGRLLDDTKNDPNKVKRKFSSFFKSLVIELDKDLYGPDNHLVEWHRTLTTQETDGFQVKRPGDKNVRCTILLLLDYQPLQFKLDPRLARLLGVHTQTRPVIISALWQYIKTHKLQDSHEREFINCDKYLEQIFACSRMKFAEIPQRLNPLLHPPDPIVINHVISVEGTETKQTACYDIDVEVDDTLKTQMNNFLLSTASQQEIQSLDNKIHETVETINQLKTNREFFLSFAKDPQQFINKWIISQTRDLKTMIDVVGNPEEERRAEFYYQPWAQEAVCRYFYTKVQQKRAELEQALGIRNS